In one window of Fimbriimonadia bacterium DNA:
- a CDS encoding arsenite methyltransferase, with translation MADENDRSEQIEQAVRERYAGAALHVISGEKGSCCGSGGCDPITADLYSRMETETLPEQAVLASLGCGNPTALAELREGETVLDLGSGGGIDVLLSAKRVGPSGFAYGLDMTDEMLDLAERNREAAGLENVRFLKGHIEAIPLPDDSVDVIISNCVINLSADKDRVFAEAFRVLRPGGRFAVSDVVVEGELPEAVRKDMELFVGCIAGALERTDYVRRLEAAGFIEVSVEPTRRYTFADAESVGLKPGALGLLDTEERLRLDGGIMAAFIRARKPHA, from the coding sequence ATGGCAGATGAGAACGACCGGTCCGAGCAGATAGAGCAGGCCGTACGAGAGAGATACGCGGGGGCAGCCTTGCACGTGATCTCGGGCGAGAAGGGCAGTTGCTGCGGCTCGGGAGGCTGCGATCCAATAACGGCGGATCTTTACAGCCGTATGGAGACTGAAACGCTGCCGGAGCAGGCCGTGCTGGCGTCGTTGGGCTGTGGTAACCCGACCGCATTGGCAGAACTCAGAGAAGGAGAAACGGTCCTGGACCTAGGGAGTGGCGGCGGAATTGACGTACTGCTGTCCGCCAAGCGCGTGGGACCGTCCGGGTTTGCTTACGGCCTAGACATGACGGACGAGATGCTGGATCTGGCCGAGCGCAATCGGGAAGCTGCCGGCCTCGAGAATGTTCGGTTCTTGAAGGGACACATCGAGGCCATCCCGCTCCCAGACGATAGCGTAGACGTGATCATCTCGAACTGCGTGATCAACCTATCGGCGGACAAGGACCGAGTGTTCGCAGAAGCCTTTCGCGTGCTGCGCCCGGGCGGACGCTTCGCCGTGTCGGACGTGGTAGTGGAGGGCGAACTGCCAGAGGCGGTGCGAAAGGACATGGAGTTGTTCGTCGGGTGCATCGCGGGGGCACTGGAACGGACCGACTACGTGCGGAGGCTGGAGGCGGCAGGCTTTATCGAAGTGAGTGTGGAGCCGACGCGCCGCTACACGTTTGCCGACGCGGAGTCAGTGGGTCTGAAACCGGGGGCCCTTGGTCTGTTGGATACCGAGGAGAGACTGCGACTGGACGGAGGTATCATGGCAGCGTTCATCCGCGCGAGGAAGCCGCACG
- a CDS encoding helix-turn-helix transcriptional regulator, protein MTPDQIKLARYFKALGEPTRLRIFCFLRDVCRPVAMDDSGDVRRVHGQTVGEVCCHVTGEERVSSAVSFHLKELRTSGLIDVTRQGRHLICSVNPEAVRALANFVEAAEECCVEEGATSDGR, encoded by the coding sequence ATGACACCGGACCAAATCAAGCTCGCAAGATACTTCAAGGCGCTGGGCGAACCGACGCGGCTTCGGATCTTCTGCTTCCTGCGGGACGTCTGCCGTCCCGTGGCCATGGACGATTCCGGCGATGTCCGCCGCGTGCACGGCCAGACTGTGGGCGAGGTGTGCTGCCACGTCACCGGCGAGGAGCGGGTGTCTTCGGCCGTCTCCTTTCACCTGAAGGAGCTACGCACGTCGGGCCTGATTGACGTCACCAGGCAGGGCCGACACCTGATCTGTTCTGTCAACCCGGAGGCAGTTCGAGCACTAGCAAACTTCGTGGAGGCCGCCGAGGAGTGTTGCGTCGAGGAAGGAGCGACGAGTGATGGCAGATGA
- a CDS encoding site-2 protease family protein yields the protein MKWSWRIATISGIPVYIHATFLLIIGFVLWVHFEQGHNLATALGGVLFTLLLFLCVVLHEFGHALTAKRYGIKTRDITLLPIGGVARLERMPDDPRQELWVALAGPAVNVVIAIALYIALSISDGLKDLSRVQIVGGGLLPKLMVVNIWLVVFNMLPAFPMDGGRVLRALLAMRMPYAQATQVAAGLGQGMAFIFGFIGLWIGHPFLIFIALFVYLGAAGEASAAVMRASFENVPVREAMVTQFQTLDSNAPLQTAVDALLAGYQQDFPVLENGVVIGVLTRQDLVNALTTGGPSQPVSNAMRRTCDALDAEQMLDVGFQRIQASDCHSLPVLSRGQLVGMITAENIGEFVMVRSALQQRSGRTR from the coding sequence ATGAAATGGTCTTGGAGGATCGCGACTATCTCGGGTATCCCCGTGTACATCCACGCCACGTTCCTTCTCATCATCGGGTTCGTGTTGTGGGTTCACTTCGAGCAGGGGCACAACCTCGCTACCGCGCTCGGCGGCGTACTCTTCACCTTGCTGCTGTTTCTCTGCGTGGTTCTGCACGAGTTCGGACACGCTCTGACCGCTAAGCGCTACGGCATCAAGACACGGGACATAACGCTCCTGCCCATCGGCGGCGTGGCCCGGCTCGAGCGAATGCCGGACGACCCACGGCAAGAACTGTGGGTGGCGCTGGCGGGTCCCGCCGTAAACGTAGTAATCGCGATCGCGCTGTACATCGCCCTTTCCATCAGCGACGGGCTGAAGGATCTTTCGCGAGTGCAGATCGTTGGCGGCGGGTTGCTCCCGAAGCTGATGGTGGTGAACATCTGGCTGGTGGTGTTCAACATGCTGCCGGCCTTCCCGATGGACGGCGGAAGGGTCTTGCGTGCTCTACTCGCCATGCGCATGCCATACGCTCAGGCGACCCAGGTTGCTGCGGGCCTCGGCCAAGGCATGGCATTCATTTTCGGCTTCATCGGGCTGTGGATCGGCCACCCGTTTTTGATCTTCATCGCACTGTTCGTGTACCTGGGAGCGGCGGGCGAGGCGTCCGCGGCGGTAATGCGCGCATCCTTCGAGAACGTGCCGGTACGGGAGGCGATGGTGACGCAGTTCCAGACGCTAGACTCCAACGCACCTCTTCAGACCGCCGTAGATGCCCTCCTTGCGGGCTACCAACAGGACTTCCCGGTCTTGGAGAACGGTGTAGTGATCGGGGTCCTGACTCGGCAGGACCTAGTGAACGCGCTGACAACCGGAGGCCCTAGCCAGCCAGTCTCGAACGCGATGCGGCGTACCTGCGACGCGCTCGACGCCGAGCAGATGCTGGACGTCGGGTTTCAGCGCATCCAGGCCTCCGACTGCCATTCTTTGCCGGTGCTGAGCCGCGGGCAACTGGTGGGGATGATTACCGCCGAGAACATCGGCGAGTTCGTGATGGTGCGCTCGGCGCTTCAGCAGCGCTCGGGGCGGACCAGGTAG